The genomic interval CTTGGGCTCGTGGCCATGCCCTGCTGGGATGGAGCAGGGATTTGATTTGGTGCAGAAATGGGACAGATTCCACGCAGGAAATGTCACACTGCATCTGTGTctgcagggacaggctgctTTTTGGAGTGCCTTGTACTTTGTGCCCTTGTTTCCTCGTGGCTGacagagctgagcagccccaggggcagcACGGCACAGGCAGCTGGGGTGTGCTCCGTGTTTTAGCTGCACAGAGCACAACGTGCACACATCCAGCAAAGCTctggccagctctgctgctgagacATGTGGGCACAGGTTTGTGACTACAGTCTCTGCCCTgcactccctgctgctgggaaagcCTTGGTGCCCATGGTTGCTGCAACGGGAGCTCAGCctgtcctgtggccagtgagggTTGAGGGGAGCCTGCCTGGGTGTGCAGGGCCAGGTGAGACTCTGTCTGTTCTTTCCCCAGGTGTGGGTGCCCAGGCAGATCAGGacttccagctgcagcagccccaggacaAGGTGTCAGTGGCAGCAGGGGAGATGCTCACTCTGACCTGCACCTTGTATGGAGACAGTTTCCTTGGCCCTGTGAAGTGGCTGAAGGGCTGGGGCAGTGGGAACGAGACCATCTATGGGCCAGGGGGCTCCTTCCCCCGTGTGACGAGGACAGTGGACAAGTCCAACACAGACTTCAGCATCCGCATCAGGGACGTTCACCCCGGGGATTCAGGCACCTATTACTGTGTGAAGTTCAGGAGATCAGTGGGAGGTGAAGAGCTGTTTCGGCATGGAAAGGGCACAGAGGTGTCTGTGACTGGTGAGTGGGGgtcccagagcagcccctggcccGTCCCAGCCCGGTTGGGCTCGGCTTGGGGCGTgtgaggctggggccagggcgGGCTCCTGTGAGCCATCCCCGGGCACATCTGTGGGAGAGCCGGGTCCCTgcagccccggggctgggcaggggggcaGAGCCCGCTGTGATGGCCCCGCGCTTCCCCCCGCAGCCAAACCCTCCCCCCCGGTTGTGTCCGGGCCCAGCCGCAGAGCGTCGCCGAGGCAGTCGGTGCCTTTCACCTGCACCAGCGGCGGGTTCTTCCCCTCGAGCATCAGCGTGAAATGGGCCAAGAACGGGACCTCGATCTCGGCTCAGCAGCCCAACGTCACCGCTGGGCAGAAGAAATCCTCGTACAGCATGTCCAGCAGCGTGAggatggagctgcaggaggacgACGTGCGCTCGTGGCTGTCCTGTGAGGTGCAGCACCCCACGCTGGGGGCCCCGCTGACGGGGACGTACCCGCTGCGCGACGCCCTGCGAGGTGAGGGCTGCCGGGGGCTGCcgggggggctggggcagggcccGGGGCGGCGGAGCCGGGGCCGCCGGGCACCAGCGGCTGCTTCTCTTGCCAGTTTCCCCCGGCGTCCTCCTGGACGGCGACTGGCGCGGCCCCGTCGAGCTGAACAGGACGGTGAACTTCACGTGCCGCGCGAAGGACTTTTACCCGGGAGACGTGGCCATCAGCTGGCTGGAGAACGGGGTGGAGATCAAGGTGGAGAACAGCTCCCGGGCGCTGCCGACCCCTCGGGGCTTGTTTGAGCAGAGCAGCGTGCTGGAGGTGAAAGCCACGGAGGAGAAGAACGGCTCTGCCTTCACCTGCCGGGTGGTGCACGATGCCCAGGACCCCGTCAGCAAGAGCTTTGCCCTGCGGGTCTCTGCCCCAAGCAAGGAGGGGCTGAGCGACTGGCCCCTGGCAGACAGCGGTGCGTGAGAGCTGCTGGCGTGGGCTCCGGGCTGGGCAGGCTGGAAGAGGTCACCCCTGAGAAAGCTCAAAGTCCCTCCAGGATGTGCTTTGAGGATGCAAAAGTCTCCGTGGTTGGGGGTGTGGGGAGTGTGACGCTGTTGGGCATCACCTGGCTGGGAGGCTGCGGGGACTCTGGTGGTACCAGCGTTCTCAAGCCCCTGCTGACCTTTTTCATTCCTGTTCCAGGCAATTTGCTTGCCATCTATATCGTGGTGGGAGTGGTCTGCACTGTGCTGGTTCTGCTGGTGGCTGCAATCCTGTACCTCATCCGGGCGAAGCAGAGCAAGGGTAGGGAAGCCAAGTGCAGGGCAAGGAACCAGCTGCCCCCCACCTTCTTCTCTCAAGCCTCAGCGTGTGGATGCTGAATTCACAGccgtgctgctgcagctcctgcccaaaggGGAGGATGGAGCAGAGCTTACTGGATTGTTTGCAGGC from Colius striatus isolate bColStr4 chromosome 16, bColStr4.1.hap1, whole genome shotgun sequence carries:
- the LOC104561895 gene encoding tyrosine-protein phosphatase non-receptor type substrate 1-like → MRPLRRGRAWPLSCLLLLSLRGCPGVGAQADQDFQLQQPQDKVSVAAGEMLTLTCTLYGDSFLGPVKWLKGWGSGNETIYGPGGSFPRVTRTVDKSNTDFSIRIRDVHPGDSGTYYCVKFRRSVGGEELFRHGKGTEVSVTAKPSPPVVSGPSRRASPRQSVPFTCTSGGFFPSSISVKWAKNGTSISAQQPNVTAGQKKSSYSMSSSVRMELQEDDVRSWLSCEVQHPTLGAPLTGTYPLRDALRVSPGVLLDGDWRGPVELNRTVNFTCRAKDFYPGDVAISWLENGVEIKVENSSRALPTPRGLFEQSSVLEVKATEEKNGSAFTCRVVHDAQDPVSKSFALRVSAPSKEGLSDWPLADSGNLLAIYIVVGVVCTVLVLLVAAILYLIRAKQSKGKSSPSARLHEPEKSSEVTMQESDPNNLTYADLNFERERKSIRRLVELSQQSEYACIQPKPTPAADDNLTYADLDMVHLSKAPPRPAPRPEEPGSEYASVQIARK